In Blautia sp. SC05B48, a single genomic region encodes these proteins:
- a CDS encoding stage II sporulation protein P, whose amino-acid sequence MTNIQRAFCVVLSLIFLCVVAVLPGDFFRHGEIYRQLPLYCFLEKKALQKENGRDRETEMLLQEKNAEHLGKEVEAENRKEQETLLMAEAEEVEKKEELQKKEELQKKKEIQKKEAEEAEKKSSDGKKSEKETGKENAEPEVTESGDTGQEVAEQETPASEENRSGENTAKEQETVALPHPQIDLSQAKLADFDYVMNQFFILDSNTETNAQQISAPRFLKEDLSVKKDSSVPQILIYHTHSQEAFVDSREGQTEDTIVGVGDYLTELLEKTYGYQVIHITDSFDMMGGTLDRSKAYDYARASIEKVLEENPTIEVVIDLHRDGVPDDRHLVTQVNGKPTAQLLFYNGLSYTVSQGAVSYLPNPYIEENLAFSFQLEYQAAQYYPDLYRGIYLAGLRYNLHLKPRALLLEAGAQTNTVEEVRNAMEPFADILNRVLKGSDKED is encoded by the coding sequence GTGACGAATATCCAGAGGGCTTTCTGCGTGGTTTTGAGCCTGATTTTCCTGTGTGTGGTGGCTGTCCTTCCGGGAGATTTTTTCAGGCATGGTGAGATCTACAGACAGCTGCCGCTGTATTGCTTTCTGGAAAAGAAAGCTCTGCAGAAGGAAAATGGCAGAGACAGGGAAACAGAGATGCTTTTGCAGGAAAAAAACGCAGAGCATCTGGGTAAAGAAGTGGAAGCAGAGAACCGAAAAGAGCAGGAGACGCTGCTGATGGCCGAGGCGGAAGAGGTGGAGAAGAAAGAAGAGCTTCAGAAGAAAGAAGAGCTTCAAAAGAAAAAAGAAATTCAAAAGAAAGAAGCGGAAGAGGCAGAGAAAAAATCTTCTGACGGCAAAAAAAGTGAAAAGGAGACCGGTAAGGAAAATGCAGAGCCGGAAGTTACGGAGTCGGGAGACACAGGACAGGAAGTTGCAGAACAGGAGACTCCGGCGTCAGAGGAGAACCGATCCGGTGAAAATACCGCGAAGGAACAGGAGACAGTGGCACTGCCACATCCGCAGATTGATTTGTCTCAGGCGAAACTGGCAGATTTTGACTATGTGATGAATCAGTTTTTTATATTGGATTCCAATACGGAGACGAATGCACAGCAGATCAGTGCGCCCCGTTTTCTGAAGGAGGATCTGTCCGTTAAAAAGGATTCATCGGTACCCCAGATCCTGATCTATCATACCCATTCCCAGGAGGCTTTTGTAGATTCAAGAGAAGGACAGACTGAGGACACCATCGTAGGAGTGGGAGATTATCTTACTGAACTTCTGGAAAAAACATACGGGTACCAGGTCATTCATATAACAGATTCCTTTGATATGATGGGAGGAACACTGGACAGGAGCAAGGCTTATGATTATGCCAGGGCCTCCATAGAAAAAGTGCTGGAGGAAAACCCCACCATTGAAGTTGTGATCGACCTTCACAGAGATGGTGTGCCGGATGACCGGCATCTGGTAACGCAGGTGAATGGAAAACCTACTGCTCAGCTACTTTTTTATAATGGATTAAGCTATACAGTCAGTCAGGGGGCAGTGAGTTATCTGCCCAATCCTTACATAGAAGAGAATCTGGCATTTTCCTTTCAGCTGGAATATCAGGCGGCACAGTATTACCCCGATCTTTACCGGGGAATCTATCTGGCAGGTCTTCGCTATAATCTGCATCTTAAGCCACGTGCGCTGCTTCTGGAGGCCGGAGCGCAGACAAATACCGTGGAGGAAGTCCGAAATGCCATGGAACCTTTTGCAGATATCTTAAACAGAGTTCTGAAAGGCAGTGACAAAGAAGACTGA
- the gpr gene encoding GPR endopeptidase, giving the protein MAGRSRIRTDLALEATERFREENVEVHGVEIREKYDEEKEVRTTVVRITTENGARTMGKPQGTYITIEAPDLSVPDEDYHREISEEVAHHLRELIDLGRQLSILVVGLGNQEITADSLGPRTVSNLHMTRHVIREYGLKSNGHMKMHQISGIVPGVMAQTGMETLEIVRGVVSETKPDLVIAVDALAARSTTRLNRTIQITDTGISPGSGVGNHREGLNEENLSVRVIGIGVPTVVDAATIVHDSMAELLEALEEDEQKEFLEEMISPKLYTMFVTPKDVDETVRYLSFTISEGLNLAFSDSLIEEDRS; this is encoded by the coding sequence ATGGCTGGAAGGAGCAGAATCAGAACAGACCTGGCGCTGGAAGCAACGGAACGCTTTCGGGAGGAAAATGTAGAAGTACATGGAGTAGAGATCAGGGAAAAATACGATGAGGAAAAGGAGGTGCGTACTACAGTTGTAAGGATCACAACGGAAAACGGAGCCAGGACCATGGGAAAACCACAGGGAACCTATATTACCATTGAGGCACCGGATCTTTCCGTTCCGGATGAGGATTATCACAGGGAGATTTCTGAAGAAGTGGCACATCATTTAAGGGAACTGATCGATCTTGGACGTCAGTTGTCAATTCTGGTGGTAGGGCTTGGAAATCAGGAGATTACTGCGGATTCCCTTGGTCCTCGTACAGTTTCCAATCTTCACATGACAAGGCATGTGATTCGGGAATATGGGCTGAAGAGCAATGGACATATGAAAATGCACCAGATCAGCGGGATCGTTCCGGGTGTGATGGCACAGACCGGAATGGAAACCCTGGAAATTGTTCGGGGTGTTGTTTCTGAGACAAAGCCGGATTTGGTGATCGCCGTAGATGCGCTGGCGGCCAGAAGTACGACAAGACTTAACCGGACGATCCAGATCACGGATACCGGGATCAGTCCGGGCTCCGGCGTGGGGAATCACAGGGAAGGCCTGAATGAAGAAAATCTTTCGGTCCGTGTGATCGGGATCGGTGTTCCGACTGTGGTGGATGCGGCTACTATTGTCCATGATTCCATGGCGGAGCTTCTGGAGGCGCTGGAGGAAGATGAGCAGAAGGAGTTTCTGGAAGAAATGATCTCGCCGAAGCTTTACACCATGTTTGTAACACCAAAGGATGTGGATGAAACGGTACGGTATTTAAGCTTTACCATTTCCGAGGGACTGAATCTGGCTTTTTCCGATAGTCTAATCGAAGAGGACAGGTCATAA
- the rpsT gene encoding 30S ribosomal protein S20 has product MANIKSAKKRILVNSTKAARNKAIRSAVKTSIKKVETAVENKDKAAAEVALKDAISTISKATSKGVYHKNNCARKISRLSKAVNSIA; this is encoded by the coding sequence TTGGCTAACATTAAATCCGCAAAGAAGAGAATCTTAGTTAACAGCACTAAGGCTGCAAGAAACAAAGCAATCCGTTCTGCAGTTAAGACTTCCATCAAGAAAGTTGAGACAGCAGTTGAGAATAAGGATAAGGCAGCTGCAGAGGTTGCTCTTAAGGACGCAATCTCCACAATCAGCAAAGCTACATCCAAGGGCGTTTATCACAAAAATAACTGCGCCAGAAAAATTTCCCGTCTTTCCAAAGCTGTCAACAGCATTGCGTAA
- a CDS encoding M48 family metallopeptidase, translating into MISHPFPYRIIRSSRKTLAIQVSVSGQVTVRAPHTMPDSTIHRFLSQKESWILEHLSHAATEPAQSPAENPPLSEFRRSYYMESARKIFKRKTAAYARKMGVTYGRITIREQKTRWGSCTSEGNLNFNWRLIFAPEKILDYVVVHELSHRKEMNHSPAFYAVVASVMPEYKACEKWLRDNGATLWQNPAP; encoded by the coding sequence ATGATATCTCATCCCTTTCCCTACCGCATTATCCGCAGCAGCCGGAAAACCCTGGCGATCCAGGTCAGCGTTTCCGGTCAGGTGACTGTCCGCGCTCCACACACAATGCCAGATTCCACCATCCATCGTTTTCTCTCACAGAAAGAAAGCTGGATCCTGGAGCATCTCTCACACGCTGCCACTGAGCCGGCACAGTCCCCGGCTGAAAATCCGCCTCTTTCGGAATTCCGCCGCAGTTATTATATGGAATCCGCCAGAAAAATATTCAAAAGAAAAACCGCAGCCTACGCCAGAAAAATGGGCGTAACCTACGGCCGTATCACGATCCGGGAACAAAAAACCCGCTGGGGAAGCTGCACCAGCGAAGGAAACCTGAACTTCAACTGGCGGCTGATCTTCGCCCCGGAAAAAATCCTGGATTATGTTGTGGTGCACGAACTTTCCCACAGAAAAGAAATGAATCATTCCCCTGCCTTTTATGCAGTGGTGGCATCTGTGATGCCGGAGTATAAAGCCTGCGAAAAATGGCTCAGGGACAACGGAGCGACCCTGTGGCAGAACCCGGCTCCGTAA
- the holA gene encoding DNA polymerase III subunit delta translates to MKNIQEDIKTGKFKQAYLLYGEEAYLKQQYKRNLVKALNPDDDTMNFNRYEGKGIDVRELLSLCDTMPFFAERRVVLLEDTGFFKNKCEELADYMKALPDYLYLVFCESEVDKRSRMYKAVKACGSIGEFKQQDEKTLMRWAAGILGKNGRRITQRDVELLLTMTGTDMGNIRMELEKLISYTVGRDVVTAADIRAVCTTQTTNKIFDMVRAVTEKNQKRALDLYYDLLTLREPPMRILFLLAKQFRQICLTKKMSQEGLSQTEIASKLGVPSFVVRNLASCARSYTVEELENAVRDFVDAEEAVKTGTLGDVLSVELLIVKYSSARAVRA, encoded by the coding sequence TTGAAGAATATTCAGGAAGATATTAAAACAGGAAAATTTAAGCAGGCATATCTCCTTTATGGTGAGGAAGCCTATCTGAAACAGCAATATAAAAGAAATCTGGTGAAAGCTCTGAACCCGGACGATGATACCATGAATTTCAACAGATATGAGGGGAAGGGAATCGATGTCCGGGAGCTTTTGAGTCTTTGTGATACCATGCCCTTTTTTGCAGAGCGAAGAGTAGTCCTTCTTGAGGATACGGGATTCTTTAAGAATAAATGTGAGGAACTGGCAGATTATATGAAAGCTCTGCCTGATTATCTGTATCTGGTGTTCTGCGAGTCTGAAGTAGATAAAAGAAGCCGTATGTACAAGGCGGTAAAAGCCTGCGGCAGCATCGGGGAATTTAAACAGCAGGATGAAAAGACTCTTATGCGGTGGGCAGCAGGAATCCTTGGAAAAAATGGCCGCAGGATCACCCAGAGAGATGTGGAGCTTTTGCTGACCATGACGGGAACAGATATGGGAAATATAAGGATGGAGCTGGAAAAGCTGATCTCCTATACAGTTGGAAGAGATGTTGTGACTGCTGCAGATATCCGGGCTGTCTGTACTACACAGACAACCAATAAGATCTTTGATATGGTGCGTGCGGTGACGGAGAAGAATCAGAAGCGGGCCCTGGATCTGTACTATGACCTTCTGACTCTTCGGGAACCGCCAATGAGGATATTGTTTCTTCTGGCGAAACAGTTTCGCCAGATCTGCCTGACTAAGAAAATGTCGCAGGAAGGTCTTTCTCAGACTGAGATCGCTTCCAAACTGGGAGTACCCTCTTTTGTTGTGCGGAATCTGGCGTCCTGTGCCAGATCCTACACTGTGGAAGAGCTGGAGAATGCCGTGCGGGATTTTGTGGATGCGGAAGAGGCGGTAAAGACAGGTACACTTGGAGATGTGCTCAGCGTGGAGCTTCTGATCGTGAAGTACAGCTCGGCGAGAGCAGTGAGAGCCTGA
- a CDS encoding DUF6465 family protein, with amino-acid sequence MEKRRNSRTSNLKSATTKAKATVKSTVEKIEKTPAAEKTVKAVKKATETVAAKAPEVVEEVKNTVKNHKISGITLEIFETSITVADLEAAVKKDAEAKGLKGKELHIYVNAEERAAYYTADGEGSDDYRIDLTTL; translated from the coding sequence ATGGAAAAAAGAAGAAACAGCAGAACAAGCAACCTGAAGAGCGCAACCACCAAAGCCAAAGCTACCGTGAAATCAACTGTAGAAAAGATTGAAAAAACACCTGCAGCTGAAAAAACCGTTAAAGCAGTCAAAAAAGCAACAGAGACTGTAGCAGCCAAGGCACCAGAAGTAGTAGAAGAAGTTAAGAACACTGTAAAAAATCATAAGATCAGCGGCATCACACTTGAAATTTTTGAGACATCCATCACAGTTGCCGACCTTGAGGCAGCTGTTAAGAAAGATGCAGAAGCAAAAGGCCTGAAAGGCAAAGAGCTCCACATTTATGTAAATGCAGAAGAAAGAGCAGCTTACTACACTGCTGACGGAGAAGGTTCCGACGATTACAGAATCGATCTGACCACTCTGTAA
- the glpK gene encoding glycerol kinase GlpK, which produces MAKYIMALDSGTTSNRCILFDENGRIRSVAQKEFIQHFPKPGWVEHDAGEIWSTQLSVAREAMNQIEATAEDIAAIGITNQRETTIVWDKNTGQPVYHAIVWQCRRTSEYCDSLKAKELEEKFRQKTGLVIDAYFSATKVKWILDNVEGARERAERGELLFGTVETWLIWKLTKGAVHVTDYSNASRTMMFNINTLEWDDEILEELDIPKCMLPQVKESSEIYGETDPSFFGGRIPVAGAAGDQQAALFGQACFEKGETKNTYGTGGFLLMNAGDKPVFSNNGLVTTIGWGLNGKITYVLEGSVFVAGAAIQWLRDELHLVDSASDTEYFAGKVPDANGCYVVPAFTGLGAPYWDQYARGTIVGLTRGVNKYHIVRATLESLAYQVNDVLEVMKEDSGSDLAVLRVDGGASANNLLLQIQANISNVAVERPECIETTALGAAYLAGLAVGFWKSKEAVLESRDVERIFRTEIDDEKRNAMVKGWRAAVGCSRDWIKKIQ; this is translated from the coding sequence ATGGCAAAATATATTATGGCGCTGGATTCCGGAACGACCAGTAATCGCTGTATTCTTTTTGATGAAAACGGAAGGATCCGCAGTGTGGCACAGAAGGAGTTTATCCAGCATTTTCCGAAACCGGGATGGGTAGAGCATGATGCAGGTGAGATCTGGTCCACACAGCTTTCTGTTGCCAGAGAGGCTATGAACCAGATTGAGGCAACGGCAGAGGATATTGCGGCGATCGGTATCACCAATCAGAGAGAGACCACCATTGTCTGGGATAAGAATACGGGACAGCCGGTTTATCATGCCATCGTATGGCAGTGCAGAAGAACTTCAGAATACTGCGACAGCCTGAAAGCGAAGGAACTGGAAGAAAAATTCCGTCAGAAAACAGGACTTGTTATTGACGCGTATTTTTCTGCCACCAAAGTAAAATGGATCCTGGATAATGTGGAGGGTGCCCGCGAAAGAGCAGAGAGGGGAGAGCTTCTGTTTGGTACCGTGGAGACCTGGCTGATCTGGAAACTGACCAAGGGAGCTGTTCATGTAACAGATTATTCCAATGCATCCAGAACGATGATGTTCAATATTAATACACTGGAGTGGGATGATGAGATCCTGGAGGAGCTTGACATTCCGAAATGCATGCTTCCGCAGGTAAAAGAGTCCAGTGAGATTTATGGTGAGACAGATCCGTCCTTTTTCGGTGGAAGGATCCCGGTAGCCGGTGCTGCCGGTGACCAGCAGGCGGCGCTGTTCGGACAGGCCTGCTTTGAGAAAGGTGAAACCAAGAATACATACGGAACCGGTGGTTTTCTTCTGATGAATGCAGGAGATAAACCGGTATTTTCCAATAACGGGCTGGTTACAACCATCGGATGGGGACTTAACGGAAAGATCACTTATGTTCTGGAGGGATCCGTATTTGTGGCTGGTGCTGCGATTCAGTGGCTTCGTGATGAGCTTCATCTGGTGGATTCTGCATCGGATACCGAGTATTTTGCGGGAAAAGTACCGGATGCAAACGGCTGCTACGTCGTGCCTGCATTTACGGGACTTGGAGCTCCTTACTGGGATCAGTATGCCCGTGGCACGATCGTGGGATTGACCCGTGGTGTAAATAAGTATCATATTGTGCGTGCGACTTTGGAATCTCTTGCATATCAGGTCAATGATGTGCTGGAGGTTATGAAGGAAGATTCCGGAAGTGACCTTGCAGTTCTTCGTGTAGACGGCGGAGCAAGTGCAAACAATCTTCTTCTGCAGATTCAGGCCAATATCAGTAATGTGGCTGTAGAACGTCCGGAATGTATTGAAACAACTGCTCTTGGTGCCGCATATCTGGCAGGTCTTGCTGTGGGCTTCTGGAAAAGCAAGGAGGCAGTACTGGAAAGCCGTGATGTGGAACGTATTTTCCGCACGGAGATCGATGATGAGAAGCGAAATGCCATGGTAAAAGGCTGGAGAGCTGCAGTAGGCTGCTCCAGAGACTGGATCAAAAAGATCCAGTAA
- a CDS encoding glycerol-3-phosphate responsive antiterminator yields MNKEFLDAIEANPIIAAVKDEQGLQNCLGREELTVIFILYGDIRSIGGIVERIHQAGKIAMAHIDLITGLSSKEVSVDYICKNIHADGIISTKASMINRAKKLGMYTVLRFFLIDSMAIKNIENLENQHEQLPDVVEVLPGVMPKILKQICKTSKVPVIAGGLISDKEDVMGALGAGAAAVSTTNQKVWEL; encoded by the coding sequence ATGAACAAAGAATTTCTGGACGCGATCGAGGCGAACCCGATCATAGCGGCTGTAAAGGATGAGCAGGGGCTTCAGAACTGTTTGGGCAGGGAGGAGCTTACCGTGATCTTTATCCTGTATGGAGATATCCGTTCTATTGGGGGAATTGTGGAGCGGATCCACCAGGCGGGGAAGATCGCGATGGCACATATAGACCTGATCACAGGTTTAAGCTCAAAAGAGGTTTCTGTGGATTATATTTGTAAAAATATCCATGCAGATGGGATCATTTCAACAAAAGCATCCATGATCAACAGGGCGAAGAAGCTTGGAATGTATACAGTTCTGCGTTTTTTCCTTATTGATTCCATGGCAATCAAGAACATTGAGAATCTGGAAAATCAGCATGAGCAGCTGCCGGATGTGGTGGAGGTTCTGCCGGGGGTGATGCCGAAGATTCTTAAACAGATATGTAAAACAAGCAAAGTGCCTGTGATCGCAGGCGGTTTGATCTCCGATAAGGAGGATGTAATGGGAGCGCTGGGTGCGGGGGCAGCAGCGGTTTCCACTACAAATCAGAAGGTATGGGAATTGTAA
- a CDS encoding Ldh family oxidoreductase: MEKETRPFISWQLADDFMTAVFEKMGVPTEDARLCADVLLESDRRGIESHGCNRFKPIYIDRIKSGILNPVTKIDILKETPTTAVLDANDGMGMVASKKAMDMCIEKAHKYGMGMVAVRNSSHYGIAGYWTGLAAKENMIGISGTNARPSVAPTFGVENMLGTNPLTFSMPTDEPFPFTLDCATSVIQNGKIEYYARINHDTPKGLVISREGEELTDSAEILKKIRSQQAALAPLGGFGETTGGYKGYGYSTVVEILSAALQSGLFLKALDGKDEEGKIRPYHLGHFFIAIDTEAFMGAEAFKKTCGDILRDLRGSEKAPGQERIYTAGEKEYDVWMYRKDKGVPVTEAVQKEFIGLRDEFGLTQFKFPFEK; the protein is encoded by the coding sequence ATGGAGAAAGAAACAAGACCTTTTATTTCCTGGCAGCTTGCAGATGATTTTATGACTGCAGTATTTGAGAAAATGGGAGTTCCGACGGAGGATGCAAGACTTTGCGCTGATGTACTTCTGGAAAGTGACAGACGTGGAATCGAGAGCCATGGTTGCAACCGCTTTAAACCGATCTATATCGACCGTATCAAATCCGGAATCTTAAATCCTGTAACAAAGATCGATATTCTTAAAGAGACACCGACAACTGCAGTTCTTGATGCTAACGATGGTATGGGAATGGTAGCCAGCAAGAAGGCTATGGACATGTGTATCGAAAAGGCACATAAATACGGCATGGGTATGGTTGCAGTCCGTAACTCTTCTCATTATGGAATCGCAGGATATTGGACAGGTCTCGCAGCAAAAGAGAATATGATCGGTATCAGCGGTACCAACGCAAGACCATCCGTTGCACCGACATTTGGTGTTGAGAATATGCTTGGAACCAACCCACTGACATTTAGTATGCCTACAGATGAGCCGTTCCCGTTTACACTGGACTGTGCAACATCTGTTATCCAGAATGGCAAGATCGAATACTACGCACGTATTAACCATGATACTCCTAAGGGTCTTGTTATTTCCAGAGAAGGAGAGGAGCTTACAGATAGTGCAGAGATCCTTAAGAAGATCAGAAGCCAGCAGGCAGCACTTGCTCCTCTCGGTGGATTTGGTGAGACAACCGGAGGATATAAGGGATACGGATACTCTACTGTTGTTGAGATCCTTTCCGCTGCTCTTCAGTCCGGTCTCTTCCTGAAAGCTCTGGATGGTAAGGATGAGGAAGGAAAGATCCGTCCATATCATCTTGGACATTTCTTTATTGCTATCGACACAGAGGCATTTATGGGTGCAGAGGCATTCAAGAAAACATGCGGTGATATCCTGAGAGACCTGAGAGGCTCCGAGAAGGCTCCTGGACAGGAACGTATCTACACAGCAGGCGAGAAGGAATATGATGTATGGATGTATCGTAAGGATAAGGGAGTTCCGGTGACAGAGGCAGTTCAGAAAGAGTTTATCGGACTTCGCGATGAATTCGGACTTACACAGTTCAAATTCCCGTTTGAGAAATAA
- a CDS encoding glycerophosphodiester phosphodiesterase translates to MKVFGHRGFSGEYPENTMLAFQKAVEAGCEGIELDVQLTKDLVPVIMHDEKVDRTTDGNGYIYDLTYAELCKLDCSYPDKFAGKFGRLQIPTLREYLEWMAEEEDLITNIELKNSVYYYGGMEEKVIDMICEYGLEDRIILSSFNNASIVLCRQSDETIAGGFLVEKYVDNAGVYARTCDVQYYHPNLEYLKEEHVRSCSQNGIGVNVWTVNEEEDMRRMKKWGVNSIITNYPDRGRAVADED, encoded by the coding sequence ATGAAAGTATTTGGACATCGTGGTTTCAGCGGAGAATATCCGGAGAATACAATGCTGGCGTTTCAGAAAGCTGTGGAGGCTGGCTGCGAGGGAATCGAGCTTGATGTGCAGCTGACCAAGGATCTGGTTCCGGTGATCATGCACGATGAGAAGGTTGACCGTACCACAGATGGAAACGGATATATCTATGATCTTACATATGCTGAGCTGTGTAAACTGGATTGCAGTTATCCGGATAAGTTTGCCGGAAAATTCGGCAGGCTTCAGATTCCGACTCTGAGAGAGTATTTGGAGTGGATGGCAGAGGAGGAAGATCTGATTACAAACATCGAGCTGAAGAACAGTGTTTATTATTATGGTGGTATGGAAGAGAAGGTCATTGATATGATCTGCGAATATGGTCTGGAGGATCGGATCATCCTTTCCTCTTTCAATAACGCATCCATTGTATTGTGCAGACAGAGTGATGAGACTATTGCAGGAGGCTTTCTGGTAGAGAAATACGTGGATAATGCAGGGGTTTATGCAAGAACCTGTGATGTGCAGTATTATCATCCGAATCTGGAATACCTGAAGGAAGAGCATGTACGCAGCTGTTCCCAGAACGGGATCGGAGTGAATGTCTGGACTGTAAACGAGGAAGAGGATATGAGAAGGATGAAGAAATGGGGAGTAAACTCCATCATCACCAATTATCCGGACAGAGGAAGAGCAGTGGCAGACGAGGATTGA
- a CDS encoding DUF1667 domain-containing protein has translation MEKRNLTCIGCPMGCALLVEMNGKEIISVTGNTCKKGAEYAVKEVTDPTRIVTTTVRVKNGSMPVVSVKTAQDIPKGKIFDCVETLRDVCVEAPVQIGDVILENAAGTGVDIVATGNVKQIIQ, from the coding sequence ATGGAAAAAAGGAATCTTACTTGTATCGGATGTCCTATGGGATGCGCCCTTCTGGTGGAAATGAATGGAAAAGAGATCATTTCCGTCACAGGAAATACCTGTAAAAAAGGCGCGGAATATGCAGTGAAGGAAGTGACAGATCCGACCAGGATCGTGACAACGACCGTGCGTGTGAAGAATGGAAGCATGCCGGTGGTGTCAGTAAAGACAGCACAGGATATTCCGAAAGGAAAGATTTTTGACTGTGTGGAAACGCTGCGGGATGTATGTGTGGAAGCACCGGTTCAGATCGGGGACGTGATCCTGGAGAATGCAGCAGGAACAGGCGTGGATATCGTGGCTACAGGAAATGTGAAGCAGATCATACAGTGA
- a CDS encoding NAD(P)/FAD-dependent oxidoreductase yields the protein MVKRDIVIIGGGPAGLAAALAAKKEGAESILILERDKELGGILNQCIHNGFGLHTFQEELTGPEYAARFIRMVKEQQIEYRLNTMVMDISQDKVITAMSRQEGMYQIRAKAVILAMGCRERPRGALNIPGYRPAGIYSAGTAQRLVNMEGFMPGKKVVILGSGDIGLIMARRMTLEGVEVKAVAELMPYSGGLKRNIVQCLDDFGIPLKLSHTVVDIKGKERVEGITLAEVDENRRPIPGTEEFFECDTLLLSVGLIPENELSGQAGVKLSNVTSGPVVNESLETNVEGVFACGNVLHVHDLVDFVSEEAGNAGRNAALYINNNGEDKIPEEIKITLSPKNGVRYTVPSEIRIGHMAEEQLVRFRVGNVYKNCYIRAYLDGERIFSRKKQVAAPGEMEQIKLKKEQLLSILEGKQKQDKHELVIQVEE from the coding sequence ATGGTGAAGAGAGATATCGTGATCATAGGCGGAGGCCCTGCAGGACTGGCAGCAGCCCTGGCTGCAAAGAAAGAGGGAGCAGAGAGTATCCTGATCCTGGAACGTGATAAGGAACTGGGCGGGATTTTGAATCAGTGTATCCATAATGGATTTGGCCTTCATACATTTCAGGAGGAGCTGACAGGACCGGAATATGCGGCACGCTTTATCCGGATGGTAAAAGAGCAGCAGATCGAGTACCGGCTGAACACCATGGTCATGGATATCAGCCAGGATAAGGTGATCACTGCCATGAGCCGCCAGGAGGGAATGTATCAGATCCGGGCAAAAGCTGTGATCCTTGCCATGGGCTGCAGGGAGAGACCGCGAGGTGCGCTGAACATTCCGGGATATCGACCGGCAGGCATTTATTCAGCAGGAACAGCACAGCGCCTTGTAAACATGGAAGGATTTATGCCGGGAAAAAAAGTAGTGATCCTGGGATCCGGTGATATCGGATTGATCATGGCCAGACGTATGACGCTGGAAGGCGTAGAGGTTAAGGCAGTGGCAGAACTGATGCCATATTCCGGAGGCCTGAAGCGAAATATCGTGCAGTGCCTGGACGACTTTGGGATCCCGTTGAAGCTTAGCCATACAGTGGTTGACATAAAAGGAAAAGAGCGTGTGGAAGGAATCACTCTTGCAGAGGTAGACGAAAACAGACGCCCGATTCCCGGTACAGAGGAATTTTTTGAATGCGATACGCTTCTTCTTTCTGTTGGTCTGATCCCGGAGAATGAGCTTTCCGGACAGGCAGGTGTGAAGCTGAGCAATGTGACCTCCGGACCGGTGGTAAATGAAAGTCTGGAGACAAATGTAGAAGGCGTTTTTGCCTGCGGAAATGTTCTTCATGTTCATGACCTGGTGGATTTTGTTTCGGAGGAAGCCGGCAATGCAGGAAGAAATGCGGCTCTCTATATAAACAACAATGGAGAGGACAAAATACCGGAAGAGATAAAGATCACGCTTTCGCCCAAAAACGGAGTCCGCTATACAGTGCCGTCTGAGATCCGTATCGGTCATATGGCGGAGGAGCAGCTGGTCCGCTTCCGTGTGGGAAATGTGTATAAAAATTGTTACATCCGTGCATATCTGGATGGAGAACGGATCTTTTCCAGAAAAAAACAGGTGGCAGCACCCGGAGAGATGGAACAGATCAAATTGAAAAAAGAGCAGCTTCTTTCCATTCTGGAAGGAAAACAGAAACAGGATAAACATGAACTTGTGATCCAGGTGGAGGAGTGA